One window of Macadamia integrifolia cultivar HAES 741 unplaced genomic scaffold, SCU_Mint_v3 scaffold_244A, whole genome shotgun sequence genomic DNA carries:
- the LOC122071504 gene encoding uncharacterized protein LOC122071504, with the protein MEVIIPAPAAMDFNFDSACSTPYISAPSSPKRFGEFYFSAPTSPSRASAFYREFNDFSSSVIPFEWEEKPGTPKSKASSKNNDDEDDDFAFDFSGHHERNSLSAEDLFDGGVIRPLKPPPRLQLGDEASTWKSPVTSPRSPKSPIAQGKKMIREAFSPRQKKDFDPFAAAIEEARKGLDRNRGRERVPVSLSNSGRKGTRSVSPLRVSEFALEEQLQQQENMKSTPSISKQSSSSSTSSVKGSRKWRLKDLLLFRSASEGRASEKDPLRKYAALPKQQQQEDVKNSSFRSTDSTGSVSGSTSRRRGPVSTHGLHYKANRAAAEDMRRKTFLPYKQGLLGCLGFNPTVHGLTRAFG; encoded by the coding sequence ATGGAAGTGATAATACCGGCACCGGCAGCCATGGATTTCAACTTCGACAGCGCCTGTTCGACGCCTTACATTAGTGCTCCTTCCAGTCCCAAACGTTTTGGGGAGTTCTACTTCAGCGCTCCCACTAGCCCTTCTCGTGCCTCTGCCTTCTACCGTGAATTTAATGACTTTTCTTCATCTGTAATCCCATTTGAATGGGAAGAGAAGCCCGGGACGCCCAAATCCAAGGCCAGCAGCAAAAACAATGACGATGAGGACGATGATTTCGCCTTCGATTTCAGTGGGCATCACGAGAGAAACTCTCTCTCCGCCGAGGATCTCTTCGACGGCGGCGTAATCCGACCTCTGAAGCCCCCTCCTCGTCTCCAGCTCGGTGATGAGGCCTCAACTTGGAAAAGCCCTGTTACGTCGCCGAGGTCACCCAAATCACCCATCGCccaagggaagaagatgatccgtGAAGCGTTCTCACCGCGACAGAAGAAGGATTTCGACCCATTTGCGGCTGCAATCGAAGAAGCTCGTAAAGGTTTAGATCGCAATCGAGGCAGAGAACGAGTACCCGTTTCATTATCTAATTCAGGGCGTAAAGGGACCAGATCTGTTTCGCCTTTGAGGGTTTCAGAATTCGCGTTGGAAGAACAACTGCAACAGCAAGAGAACATGAAATCGACTCCATCAATTTCGAAACAATCTTCgtcttcttcaacttcatctGTCAAGGGCTCTAGGAAATGGAGACTGAAGGATCTACTCTTGTTTCGAAGCGCATCAGAAGGTCGAGCTTCGGAGAAGGATCCATTGAGGAAATACGCAGCTTTAccgaagcagcagcagcaggaaGACGTGAAGAACTCTAGCTTCCGGTCGACGGACAGCACCGGCTCAGTGTCTGGTTCGACCTCGAGGAGGAGAGGACCGGTATCGACTCACGGGTTGCATTACAAGGCGAACCGGGCGGCTGCAGAGGACATGAGGAGGAAGACCTTCTTGCCGTACAAGCAAGGGCTATTGGGTTGCTTAGGGTTCAATCCAACCGTTCATGGGCTGACCAGGGCCTTTGGATGA